In Panthera uncia isolate 11264 chromosome B4, Puncia_PCG_1.0, whole genome shotgun sequence, one genomic interval encodes:
- the DCTN2 gene encoding dynactin subunit 2: MADPKYADLPGIARNEPDVYETSDLPEDDQAEFDAEELTSTSVEHIIVNPNAAYDKFKDKRVGTKGLDFSDRIGKTKRTGYESGEYEMLGEGLGVKETPQQKYQRLLHEVQELTTEVEKIKTTVKEAATEEKLTPVVLAKQLAALKQQLIASHLEKLLGPDAAINLTDPDGALAKRLLLQLEATKNSKGAGSGGKTTSGTPADSSLVTYELHSRPEQDKFSQAAKVAELEKRLTELEATVRCDQDAQNPLSAGLQGASLMETVELLQAKVNALDLAVLDQVEARLQSVLGKVNEIAKHKASVEDADTQSKVHQLYETIQRWSPIASTLPELVQRLVTIKQLHEQAMQFGQLLTHLDTTQQMIASSLKDNTTLLTQVQTTMRENLSTVEGNFANIDERMKKLGK, encoded by the exons ATGGCGGACCCTAAGTACGCCGATCTTCCCGGCATT GCCAGGAACGAACCAGATGTTTATGAAACCAGCGACCTACCTGAGGATGATCAAGCGGAGTTTGATGCG GAGGAGCTGACGAGCACAAGTGTGGAGCACATCATTGTCAATCCCAATGCTGCCTACGACAAGTTCAAAGACAAGAGAGTGGGGACAAAGGGACTTG ATTTCTCAGATCGTATTGGAAAAACCAAGAGAACAGGATATGAATCTGGAGAATATGAGAtg CTTGGAGAGGGTCTGGGAGTGAAGGAGACCCCACAGCAAAAGTACCAGCGACTACTGCATGAGGTCCAAGAGCTGACAACTGAAGTTGAGAAAATCAAG ACAACGGTGAAGGAGGCGGCCACTGAAGAGAAGCTGACCCCCGTGGTACTGGCTAAACAGCTAGCAGCCCTGAAGCAGCAGCTCATTGCTTCCCACCTAGAGAAGCTGCTGGGACCGGATGCGGCGATCAACCTCACTGACCCCGATGGAGCTCTGGCTAA GCGCCTACTGCTGCAGCTGGAAGCAACAAAAAACAGCAAAGGAGCTGGTTCAGGGGGAAAGACCACCAGTGGGACCCCTGCAGATAGTAGCCTTGTCACTTACGAACTACATTCTCGGCCCGAACAGGACAAATTCTCTCAAGCTGCCAAA gTTGCAGAACTTGAGAAGCGCCTGACAGAGCTGGAAGCGACCGTCCGCTGTGACCAGGATGCTCAG AATCCCCTTTCAGCAGGTCTACAGGGAGCCTCTCTTATG gagactGTAGAGCTGTTGCAAGCAAAGGTGAACGCCCTGGACCTTGCAGTTTTGGACCAAGTGGAGGCTCGGCTACAG AGTGTCCTGGGAAAGGTGAATGAGATCGCCAAGCATAAAGCTTCTGTAGAGGATGCAGATACACAAAGCAAG gtgcaTCAGCTATATGAAACCATACAGCGCTGGAGCCCCATCGCCTCCACCCTTCCAGAGCTGGTGCAGAGACTTGTCACCATCAAGCAGCTGCATGAGCAAG CCATGCAGTTTGGTCAGCTCCTAACACACTTGGACACCACACAGCAGATGATTGCTAGTTCCCTCAAGGACAACACCACCCTCTTGACCCAG GTGCAGACAACCATGCGTGAAAACCTGTCCACGGTTGAGGGGAATTTTGCCAACATTGATGAACGGATGAAGAAACTGGGAAAGTGA